AATGCTCAAGAGATTCCTGTTGGCGACCACGTGGCGCCATCTGATGGTCACGCTGTTAATGTCAATTGGATGACGCTGCTGATGGCTGCTCAGAACGAATCGGCCATGTGTAGAGACTAACTCCAATGGGATCAGACTCTTCTTCCGGCGCACAGGTATGACCAGCAAGAGATGGTGCCCCACATAGCGGTTAAATACGCCCAGCAGCTGGAATTCACCTATGATATGGATCCATAAAAGAACAATCACAGGTGatgatttctttgttttccgtctttttttaatattatggTATAGTACTATCACTTTATTATCATATACAACAgtattaaatggaaaatatcaatattaagctaattaataatattaatacatattaataatatatagtatacatataatataatatgaaTATGTAATTCTAGCGGATTTTTGTTGCACTATAAAAGTGTGGCTCCAGAGTTCTTAATAACACCAACAGATGGCGCATTTTGGTATATTTGACGGTAGGGTCGAATGAGGGTCGAGggtatgttttatttttattttgtgagTATATTCTAGTATTTAAACAAACGTACGCATCCCCTTCAGGTGTTTCTGTTCAAAATTACATCCAATatgtagttaatatgtagcaaatgtgtagttatCATGTAAATCAACACGTTCGCTTGgcctttttttatttgaatatttaaaagtACCCAATCCCATTGAAACAATTATTTGTCCCGACGGAAAACGGAAGCATAGTATAGCCTGGTACCTGTTCGTCCATTTTGAAGTCTGGTTTCATTTTCAGTTTTCCTTCGGAagttatatgtatgtatgtatatctctgCCGAACAGCGGCCGATCTCTACGTGGCAAGGATAACCTTGTACGTGTCGTCGAAGTCGGCAAGATCTCCCCCATCGTTTGCTCTCACTTTGACTTCAGGTAGATTAAAGATACTGCCCGAGATATAGCGCCCCACACTTTTTGCATTGAAAGTCTTTGCATGTCTTTTCCTGACCTGAAAAGTCATGGTGTAGTATGCGAGATCGACAGACTGGTTCCTCGCGATCTTGAAATAGTAGATCCTTCCTGAGATATAGCACCTTAAAGTTTTTCCTGTACAAAAACTAAAATGCTCGTAATTCTATGTCTCGGCTGAACAGCTGTTGATCTGGGCATGGTATATCTTTTCGAGACCGATagagcagtcgattggcaccgTTGGGATGTCATTGGAAGGATAAGAAACAGAGGATAAGAAAGAGATGACTTTTTGGAAGCCGAGTACCGGCGATATCTGAAGCTGCTAGCTggacaaacaatttttggccCAACGCACATCAACGGCAGAATGGAACGAAAGCGTATCCATTCAAATAGGTTTATTACATACCATAATCAATCTAAAATAAGGTGAATACTCCTTCATAGTCTTAGGCTTTAAAGTGTGACATATTCTTTtcaagatttttttttttcggacaGGAGTCCTTCTCGTGGGAAGTCCCAAGTTCTCAAGTTCCCAAGTTCTCTACTTTATTGAAGGCTTTCCAATTAACCATGGCGGTAGTAGCCGAATGAGGGGTGCAGCCGGGAAACTCATATCCATTCGCTTTTCCGGAATACGCAATCGAAGGTTTTCCCCATAAATTGCTTCCATTACCGCCCCATTACCGCTCCGTAATGGTGCTGGGCGATCGTTTTGCAATTTTTCGTTTCGCATTTCCGCTGTGCATTTGAcgtgctgttgcttctgctgcttgttgcttgttgcctgttgccagCTCGGCAACGTTTCTCGGCCAACGGCCAACGGAAGCGGGCCAAAAAGCGGACAATCACAAAGTCCAAATTCGCATCCAAAGCGTATCAAATGCCAGGTTGGCCAGATTTGGACAGGTTGCCCAATGGCTAAGTGCCAGAAATCCAAAAACGAGCGACGTGTGCATTCCAATGTCCAGCACTTTGCCTACGCCGAATACGCCGCCAACGCTGGGGCGCTGTTCCTCCTCCACCCTTGATCCCTGAGTACGGCCCACAGAGCACGGCCTTGCGAGTACCCCTTCCAGTACTATACATTCAACTTTCGGTATAATCGGTATTCGGCATTCACCATTCAGCATTTTCCATCCTCCATTCAATTGCTGTGGCGCTATTTTTGATTCATTGAGCAATTGGAATCACGTcctcacaaaaaaaagagaagagccGCATTCAGGCGGCGAAAATATATACTCGTTTTCGACACCAATCCCCACACCTAATGGATATGGGATATGGAATTATGGATTAATAGATTTATGGACAGCTgcctgtggtggtggtgccccCACTACCGCAGATGCCTCTTAGCGCTAATGCTCACTTCCTTCCGCTTTCGTTCTTTACGACTTATCAGTTTGAAGTGCGTCttcatctgcatctgcatctgcctctgcctctgcatcGAGCAGCTGTGACAATGCAGTCACCGCAGCACGCTGCATGTTAAAAATACATACCCCAAATGAGTGTGGCATGTGCCACAGCactcagccagcggagagctGTTGAAATCCGACCTGAAGGCGCCTCTGAGAGTGGAAGATACAGATTACAGATTAAATTCCAGATCATGGCGGATTatttggaatggaatgggttTCGGGTAGCACCCACTCCTACACCCTATCCCTATCCTTCAGTTATACAGCAAGGAATGGGATGGGGAATAGCAGCACCACTCTGCATTCTCTCCATTTGCCctgccgctctctctttctctctctctctctgtctctctctctgctaaTTTATGCCACGTCGCGGCTAATTAATTTCTGCTGGCAGGCCATCACGGCCGGGTCGCTACGGGGGACGGGGACAGGGACGTTGGACGGCAAAAACTATCTGAAATCAGAAACTCTCGCGGTCCGTGCATGgaatggccaatggccaatgggCAATGTTGATGTTGTGGATCTGGCTTTTCATTGGAAGTGTTTTGCGCGTTTTTCAGTCGTTACGTACTTGTACTCGTCCTCGTATCTGTACTTatacaaatttcatttgccatagccatagccatagacATAGCTACAGCAAGCACAATACAAGTACTCGTACGAGACACAAGTAGCGACAACAATCATTTAAGATTGTGTAACTGCAAAACAACAAGCAGCAttacataaataaatgcaaaggCATTCTGTACGGACTGGCGGACCCCGTCGCTGGCTCCCGCCCCCCACCGACTGGACATTTTCAATGTTAACTCGGAGACAAATTCTATCGAAACATGCAaattcgaaatgcaaagtGCACCCAACGCTGGatagaaggaggagcagggagTAGGAagcagggagcagggggaggagcagcagcagcgacgggctatttccattttcatttccattgaaaGACGTTTCCTGGCCTCCCCGCCCCGGCATTGCCATTACGCCTCTCCTCatctctggcctggcctggcctggcctggcatTTATTCCCCAATCGCCCCGCCGAGCAACGGAGCATTGGTCTCGCGTACCTATGACATTTGCATTAGAAGACGGGGTGGATGCTATAGGCTGTAGACACTGTGGTGCCCATATCGGATGGGATGCCCCATCGGATGATGCACTCTTCTGTATTTCCCCTAGAAGATCTCTTATACGAACTACATATGCCATACTACAAAGACATGGGTCGATTGATTCATAGAactttttattgttgttgttgttgtacattGATAGCACTTACAATAGATCATAATACACTTCTCGATTCTTCGATTACCATTAGTTATCATTATTATCTATgatcgttatcgttatcattatcattaggCGTTACATTTAGCTCGATAACCGATTCTCCGATTCTCCGATCTGCTTGTTCGAATTAAATATTAGATATTCTTTAGCGCAGCTCTCGTTAGATATTAGACTTGGGGTTGGTTATGTTTTGATATGCGTATGTACTCTAATCGTATGTGGGTTAATCTGGGATCTGATCTGCACGACTTTACATATATAGtatctatttatatatattaacTGGATATGCTCCCGATATTTGCTTGGTTCCGTTCCTTTCCCCATTCGTTATTATCGCTCCCCTCCGTTGCACGTCGAGTTCGATTGCctttatatatacattaaGTAGAATTTGTTAatcatatatgtacctatatttgatgccacatgccacattcCACTCCTCTATATACAAAACATTTCGCCAAGTTTCGCCCAGAGAGGGTCcccctgctcttgctcctgctcctcctcgcatTACAAACAAGTCAACATAAcatttgaattaaatattaGGACAAAAAAAGGGTGTATCATTACAAtaagattaatattaataattataatagaaaaaataataatagttcGATTCCCATTTTATTAAGCGGCTGTTTGTACACTCATTTATTCTCTCTTGCTCCGATGCTTGTGTGTCCTGGGTCTCTTtccggttttcggttttcggatTCCTGTTTCCTTTTTCCGGTTAGGTTTCTGGTTCTCTGGTACTCTGGTACTACCGAGATAGTACGTGCTCTCTGATCAACCCTTGGAGCTGGCACCTATTCCCATCATGCCCCCATTGTTCTCCTCGATGTAGACATTACCGGGCTGCAGGGTCTTCAGAATCCGTCGCTCCTGATGCTTACCCTGATGTTTCTCTGCAACAGGAAAAGAGGGAAAGGAGCGGCAATGAGTTGAGCAGGCCACAAGCGTGGCTGTCAAAATTGAATGACAGCTCCCCCTCCAGCAGCATTAAAATTCCGTCCGCATctcaatcccaatcccagtcgtAATCCCGATTCCGTTCCCATTTGCATTTCGGCTACCCCGTGGCACTGGACTCGATCGACAGTTGGACAGCACTACAGCACTGGACGGACGTTGATGGGGCCATTAAGCGGCTATTGTCGCCGCCCAGGAGTGATAtcgatttatatgcaaattgcatACACCATATAAAGTACCCCCCTCCCCAAGAGACTTCCAAGAGCATGGTAGGGCATGGAATTTGTATGACTCCCACCCACTGGCTCGTCCGATCCGAATCCCTCCGGTGTGACTCCGGCCGTTACCAGGGGTCTATTGAATCGGAATCCTGACGACCGCCCGGCCGCCCGACCGCCCGACCGACCGGCCACCCGCCAAGCCCCTTAACTGCCTGCTGGCCTCGAAGGACACTTACCAGGCAGAAGCACATGTTGCGGCTGGAAGATCCCCGACTGCGCCGCAGAGGCCGCATgcgaggcggcggcagcgggcAATCCACGCAAGGCGTCAGCGTTGCCAATGAAAAAGGTTCCTCCGTCCAGGCTCTGCACCTCCGCCAGCTTGGCCATCAACTTCGTCGACAGCTCCTCCACGTCTGCaaaaagatagagagagaaggaaatgAGCCAGGGATTACTATGCGGCGCTGTGGATTCTAGTCGACTCCAAGGGAAGGGCCTTGGGACCGATCAATGcttcaatatttattaaatggCGCAGGAAATCGCTCGGCATGTATTGTAAACAAGAGGCGCTCTCATGGTGGGTTGCGGTGGCTGGTGGCAGCAGATaatttatcatttatttataaacccCTGGCATCGTCTGATGCGGGGGTAGACTCGGGCAGCCCGAAAATTAAGTTCCATTGCCCAACGGCGTCGCTTGCGATGCTCTCGATCTCGGCTGACTTTTCGTCCATcgctttttttattataaacaaTCGCTGCCgagcggcagcaacaataaaatcTTGTCGAAACACTCGCCTCGGACGGAGAACAGAGCCAAGAAAAGCAATGCCAGGAAAAACAACGGCACAACGGCACAACGGCAGCATCCACCGTTTTTCCGAATTTTTGCGCAGTTCGATTTCCCAATCTGTGGGTGCCCCCATGGTGAATGCtccgagaaccgagaaccgaCTACCACATATGGGAAGGAGGAAGACCGAGGGGCATATGTGTGGTGCGTGTGCCAGAGTTTTGTTTAGAAAACTTTCCGTTTTCCTTGGAAAACCATTTCTCCGTTGGCTCTGGAGATTCTCTCATGGCAGCTGATTAATAAATAAAGGCCAGGAAAGAAAGAATAGAAGACTTTGATtcctggcagtggcagtaacAGCACGAAATAAATAGAAGAACGGGTTACTACTTCCAAAGTGGACTTCCActtcccctccccttccctcGTGCAATAACAATCAAAGTTGAAAAGAAATTTCGATTGATCGAAATCTTAGGAAGCAGATAATCAACGAGTAGGCGCAACGCACAGCATGCCCCTACCACGTATCTTCGAATTGCACAAACGACCCATTTCCCATTCTCAACTTCGACTCGATCTTCATCTCCATACCCATCCACTTCCCGTCCCCATCCACCTCCCCCGAATggatatgttttatttttggatgcGAGCTGTAAAACGCCAAGAACATCGAGGAAACGGAGCGAGGAAACACAGACATTGCAACATTTGAGCAACATTTTCATCTCCAGCGGGTCTTGGCAGTTGCCTCGTGCTGCAAAATTTATCGCCTGCTCCTGGTCGCCCCATACTCGATGGGTCTCCTCTTATGTTGAAGAAAGCCATAAGCGCGTGCCACACTTACATGTGGAAGAAGTCTCTCTTGTAGTCGGAGGAAGGTTGCGGTTGCACATGGGTTGGGCAATTGTCAACATTGCACTTGAATGCCGCCTGTTACAGTATCAATTTCtgcgttgccgttgccattgccgttgccgttgctgaaGTGGCACCTTCGGGGCCGCAACAACTTCCTGTAGTGGCAGCAGCTGGTCGATGTTCAATCATTGGGAAAGAGTCAGATGGGTTGGGGGGGGATGGATCTATACAACGactttatatttatagatCCCTCGAGGCGGAAGCAGGGCACATCAGCAAAAGGGCATGGACGTGGGCGTGGACACGGACGTGGACGGAGTGGGAAACTCCAGCTTCAAGTGTACTCTCCTCGACTAAACACATTTCCCCGACGCACTATTTTCATCTGTCGATGATCACCAAATTCTCCTCATATTCTCCCTGCTGTCCTTTCCTTCCCCTGCCGTCATTGGGCATTTCctgcttgctgcctgctggaATGACATGGAAACATGTTCTTCCGGCGTTGTGACATGATTTTCAAATTTCCTCACATAAACATCCGCTGCTTGTCCTTGAGCGGAGAAGGGAGACGGGACCGATAGTTTTACCTGAGAAAAAAGATTTGCTTCCGGCGAGGAAAAGAACCGCGGCAAGTGATTCCGATTCTGCCCCctcgttgccgctgccactgctgcagctCCATACATTTTCCCCGCTGGACACACAGCAGTTTTCACTTTTCGTTCGCGGTGTTCGGGGGTTTGTTGTGTGCGTGGGACATGGGCCATAGGACGTCGACACGCTCTGAATTATGATTACACGGAGAACAACAAGAGTTCTCCGTATCAAAACACGccataaatttcccgcaaaaAACGGCCGGAGTAGAAAACGGTGGAAAGTTCATCTTGCCACTCAAcaatgttgtttttttttgtttctttttagctggattctgctgttgttgcgccTAATACTGttcatgttgctgttgcgagTATGTGTGGCTGCAACATGTGGTCCCCGTCTGGAGAGCAGCCTACATCCTACACAGCACATGGCAGAACGAAGTCCTGGGAGAAAAGTTCGAGGAAAGGGCGGGCTAAAGGGAGCTAGGGGGAGGTCTTTCCATTAGCATTGATTGTACAGCACTCCATCGCAGAGTCTGATGTCTTCAGAGAGATCTTCGCACTCTCACTCCATCCGTCGAGTGGCAGAAGAAATACCCATTGTCAAGGGCACCACCACCTCAGTTCCACCTCTTTCTCATGTCCCCATTTCCTCTACTCTGTACTCTTATTCTCCCGGGGGCCAAGCGGAGGGCAGCTTTGCCTCTGTCTTGTGTCTTGTGTCTTGTGGCTATCTTCGTGTCTGCCTACTGCCTCTGGGGCAATTAGTCGCCATTTCGATTGTCGTTGCGGTCAAGTGGTGGCATGGCTGCCAGAGCGACAGCCAGAAGATCCAAATACGAGTAAATATGGAGCCACAGTGCCTGCTAATTGTGTGTGCCTGCCCTCgccctcgcactcgcactcgcttcttttatattttttgcatgCTCAAcgcgtcgtcgttgtcgttgctgaCGCCGACTCCGACGCACATGCGCCAAATATTTGGACGATTCGTTCTACTTtggcagcaggcggcggcaCAGGCGCAGTCCCCCAGTTGGGAGTGGAGCCATTGGAGGCTTCGATTCACGCGCTCACCTCTGACTCGCGGCTCGCTGCTCGTTAATATGCTCTGAACACAGCTTTGATCCGATCCGAGCCTCTCTGATGCTCGTGCAATAATTCGCTGGAAGTCTGCCCGCAGACGGACACAGAGGCaaagacggagacagagacgaaAACAGAGACGAAGACAGAGACgaagacagagacggagacggataAAGAGACTTCTGCGATCCCGATGCAGAGATTTTAGATTCCCTGAGCGGACAGGGTGTCGCGGGGGCAGACATACATCAAAGTGTCGTGTTCTGGGGTCCGTCGacttataaatatgtatgcggCTTACACTAGGGCTAACCTTTGTTGTGGTTGAGGGGCAGGTGGGGCAGGTGGGGCAGGTGGCGGCAGTTATTTTGCCGCACTAACAACAATGCGATGCGCAGCGAACGCACTTGGGAATGCGAAGCATGCCGGGATTTGGGCATTGGAATGGACAGAATGGACAGAATGGGAATGAGAATTGGGATTTAAAGACCCTTTGTGGAGAGGGGGCATTGCAACACGTTTTGCATCAACAATCAGTATGCCCCcgagagaaagaaaaaggGAGAGAGCGTGAGAAAGTCCAAAGAAAATTGAAGTAGCACACAAAAATTTGATGCAGAGTTCCAGGGAGACAAAAAAATAGATAGAGAAACGCACCTTGATCCAAGCGCCGCTCCATGCGTCGCCACTGGCGCATGTGGTGGATGAGGATGCAGGCGGCCACCGAGAAGAAGATGAGGCAGGTGAGGACGGCCACATAGAGGACGCCCGTCTGCCAGTCGAGAACCCAGGCAGCGGCCGCCTCCtcgtgcagctgctgcagttgctcgtGGGTCAAATGCTGCAGCGGGGCATCCTGTTCGAAGTGCTCGTACTCTGAGGACTTTCGGCGCtgcaaaagaaagaaagacacATGTATCAAGATTAGGGAATTAGCCCATTAGGGAATAGTCTTTGGTCTTACCTCCTTCCAATTGGGCTCCGTCTTGGCGAGGACGACCCAATCGATTTTCAAGTCGTAGATGGAGCCGCAGATGGTGTTCGTGTGCAGCTGGCAGGGCCGGAGAGGGATCATCTCGCCCAGACAGACGGTGCAGGCGGTGCACTTGTCCCGCAACGGGTCCCACCAGTGCTGTGGGGCGCAGGGGGAGCTGGAGGCGATTTCTGATGCTGATCCAGATcctgaagcggatgcggatgtaGTAGCtgcggatgatgatgatgtagAAGATGCAGATGAAGCCGCAACAGTCCTCAGGGAGCAGGTGGTGGAGAGAAGAAGTAGAGCCAAATAGATGATTGCAGGCGCTCTCCTCGTGATGCTGCACCTGGCAGGGGCAGGTGCTACAGTGGCATCTGATGTTGCATCTGTGGCGTTGCTGATGTCGTGTCGCCTCCGTCGGCGCTTGTGAAATGTTGTATTGGTGGTGCTTCTGCTATGGATAAAGtggttgttgtggctgctaaTACTTCTACTCGTGGTTACTCgtttcgttgctgctgctgccgctactCCAGAGCTATGGGGCAGTCTTGGCGGCATCATTCTGCAAAAAGGAAAGAGGGGCAGGCAAATATAAGTTCTATTGCTGCTTTTCATGAGAAAATATTCGGATTTCCCAGGCTACCATCCCCTATACGCATCCCATCCTCGTGGGGCACTTGGATCCACAGCTGGAGATATCCAGCATAGCCCTCTCCGATCCCTCCCTCCCTTgagtgtggggtggggtgctgcctgttgctgtttctctgtttctgtgttcTACGATCATCAGCGCCTATAAAAATAATTCGCGCAACGGCAAACTAATAAACGGCCAACGGTCGTCGtcatgataatgataatgctGCTGATAATTCGACGACGACGCCATCTCTGctatcatcattatcatcatcatcatcagcggcagtagcagaagcagcagcaacagcagcggcagcagtagcGACTGATCATCATGATGATTGCGATCATAAATGCGCGTACAGTTTGCAATCAACTTTAATGGGGggtgcccctgcctctgcctctgcttctgccttcGACAGTCGCGTCCCGCCCTGGCGACGGCTTCCCCCCATTGGGGGGTTCATTGCTCAAGAGAGTCTCGGAtttttttcgtgttttttttaagtttcttTCTCTGTTTATGTTCTTGTGTTTATGTTCTTTTCTCtgttctcttcttttcttaATCTGCTCTTTTCTCCTCCCTCAAGATTCCCGTCTCCTCCTCCGACGAacgattcgatttgattccTTCCTTGACAATCAACGATTCAAACTATTTTATAGAAGTCAAAGGAAGAGGCACtacaattattatttatgcagCGAAtacgacgcgacgcgacgcgacgcgacgcgacgcgacgggACGGACAAGCCACagcaggaaggaaggaataGGAAGGGAAGGAGGGGAAAGAGAAGAAGGAAAAAGAGTAGGAGGTTTTGGTATAGACACATAGT
The sequence above is a segment of the Drosophila pseudoobscura strain MV-25-SWS-2005 chromosome X, UCI_Dpse_MV25, whole genome shotgun sequence genome. Coding sequences within it:
- the wgn gene encoding tumor necrosis factor receptor superfamily member wengen, with product MMPPRLPHSSGVAAAAATKRVTTSRSISSHNNHFIHSRSTTNTTFHKRRRRRHDISNATDATSDATVAPAPARCSITRRAPAIIYLALLLLSTTCSLRTVAASSASSTSSSSAATTSASASGSGSASEIASSSPCAPQHWWDPLRDKCTACTVCLGEMIPLRPCQLHTNTICGSIYDLKIDWVVLAKTEPNWKERRKSSEYEHFEQDAPLQHLTHEQLQQLHEEAAAAWVLDWQTGVLYVAVLTCLIFFSVAACILIHHMRQWRRMERRLDQDVEELSTKLMAKLAEVQSLDGGTFFIGNADALRGLPAAAASHAASAAQSGIFQPQHVLLPEKHQGKHQERRILKTLQPGNVYIEENNGGMMGIGASSKG